A single region of the Nocardioides aurantiacus genome encodes:
- a CDS encoding TlpA family protein disulfide reductase: MPELASTTRARLRDERLPPNETRATAPTLINIWAGWCGPCVDELPLLQRVAERGEVRIVGVSRDVREAVARDSLRTAGVTYANWFDPDGQFTRAAQSVIPANGVPATALVVDEQIVAVHLGPFESMKDVAAYRRFD, from the coding sequence CCCGAACTCGCATCAACGACGCGAGCGAGGCTCCGCGACGAACGCCTTCCGCCGAACGAGACCCGGGCGACGGCACCCACCCTGATCAACATCTGGGCCGGATGGTGCGGACCATGCGTCGATGAGCTGCCGCTGCTTCAGCGCGTCGCCGAGCGCGGCGAAGTCAGGATTGTGGGTGTCAGCCGCGACGTTCGTGAAGCGGTGGCACGGGACTCTCTACGCACAGCCGGGGTGACCTACGCCAACTGGTTCGACCCCGATGGCCAGTTCACCCGTGCTGCCCAGTCGGTCATCCCTGCCAACGGAGTACCAGCAACAGCGTTGGTCGTGGACGAACAGATCGTGGCGGTGCATCTGGGGCCGTTCGAGTCCATGAAGGACGTTGCCGCCTACCGGCGGTTCGACTAA
- a CDS encoding DUF1707 SHOCT-like domain-containing protein, whose amino-acid sequence MSRPLDAAALSALSERVGDVERDTVIADLNGHHAHGRLTADELDRRQSLALSAVTRYDLLQLTSDLPQTRTPSRGGAPAGAAAPQVAAVARRVSIAAVTASPVLGAALFLGNLTQYDTGVEVGFTATVVGGAIGYATHAVRDRIRRQ is encoded by the coding sequence ATGAGCAGGCCCCTGGACGCAGCAGCCCTCAGCGCGCTGTCTGAGCGCGTAGGCGACGTCGAACGCGACACCGTCATCGCCGACCTCAACGGCCACCACGCCCACGGGCGCCTGACCGCCGACGAGCTCGACCGGCGCCAGTCGCTCGCACTGAGCGCCGTCACCAGGTACGACCTGCTCCAGCTCACCTCCGATCTGCCGCAGACCCGCACCCCTTCCCGAGGCGGCGCCCCCGCCGGGGCGGCAGCACCGCAGGTAGCTGCGGTCGCACGCCGAGTCAGCATCGCCGCGGTAACCGCGTCACCGGTACTCGGGGCAGCGCTGTTTCTCGGGAACCTCACGCAGTACGACACCGGCGTCGAGGTCGGGTTCACCGCCACCGTCGTCGGCGGCGCCATCGGGTACGCCACCCACGCCGTCCGCGACCGCATCCGCCGCCAATAG
- a CDS encoding PASTA domain-containing protein → MGGIQRRTTRRQRHVATGVAAGVAAVVLVVGGGFVAVATLSTTEAADAGPGPSPTGRAFVDGGDVGKPAAGTRLVGVGRVAVAVPDGWEDGEARCNGVRRDDGWHRVAQACVGRGRTAPAVAVSTGETIDFAGLEPAGQVGGHRLVATPATCSTGDPVVCGQSFGVPDLDAYFSVSIPHGPQAGRRGYGAPLRQVDAIRGSLRVLAEDRVAVPYRTPDHAATKLRAALTALGLSVKINRLTCPPTASCFGGAVNIEPEPGTVVPAGSTVTLDVM, encoded by the coding sequence ATGGGCGGCATCCAACGGCGCACCACGCGGCGGCAGCGCCACGTCGCCACCGGGGTCGCGGCCGGGGTCGCGGCTGTGGTGCTCGTCGTGGGCGGCGGGTTCGTCGCCGTGGCGACCCTGAGCACTACAGAAGCCGCCGACGCGGGACCCGGACCGTCGCCAACTGGGCGAGCCTTCGTCGACGGCGGTGATGTTGGAAAGCCTGCCGCGGGCACCCGCCTGGTCGGTGTCGGCCGTGTCGCTGTCGCTGTTCCGGACGGCTGGGAAGACGGCGAGGCGAGGTGCAACGGCGTCCGCCGTGACGACGGCTGGCACCGCGTTGCGCAAGCCTGCGTCGGCCGAGGCCGCACAGCACCGGCAGTCGCGGTCAGCACAGGTGAAACCATCGACTTCGCCGGTCTGGAACCGGCCGGTCAGGTCGGCGGGCACCGGCTCGTCGCCACCCCAGCGACCTGCTCGACCGGAGACCCCGTGGTGTGCGGTCAGAGCTTCGGGGTCCCCGACCTCGACGCTTACTTCAGCGTGTCCATCCCGCATGGCCCCCAGGCTGGCCGCCGAGGCTACGGCGCCCCACTGAGGCAGGTCGATGCGATCCGGGGGTCGCTGAGGGTGTTGGCTGAGGACCGGGTGGCTGTCCCGTACCGGACTCCGGACCATGCGGCGACAAAGCTGCGCGCGGCGCTGACAGCACTCGGGCTGTCGGTGAAGATCAACCGGCTCACGTGCCCGCCGACAGCGAGCTGTTTCGGCGGTGCCGTCAACATCGAGCCCGAACCCGGGACCGTCGTGCCGGCCGGAAGCACTGTCACCCTCGACGTCATGTGA
- a CDS encoding M15 family metallopeptidase gives MFDESRIVLMGDPRVTGIAVRDDGSDLVPAPPGVRLAARKADPAGAFRLLRRPVADRLEFAAAALPAGLHLRLVEAYRPPERQELYFTTYREKLRAADPTHGEETLDRLASRFVAPPAFAPHVAGAAVDVTLVDDAGVELDLGCPVDANPEVSGGTCYTYHPAVTGPAAAHRRVLIEAMTAAGFVNYPTEWWHWSHGDRYWAFVTGHDHATHGPPETGL, from the coding sequence GTGTTCGACGAGTCTCGGATCGTGCTCATGGGTGACCCGCGCGTCACCGGCATCGCGGTCCGCGACGACGGCTCCGACCTCGTCCCCGCACCCCCAGGTGTGCGCCTCGCCGCCCGCAAGGCCGACCCGGCGGGCGCGTTCCGGCTACTCCGGCGTCCGGTAGCCGACAGGCTCGAGTTCGCAGCCGCCGCGCTCCCGGCAGGGCTGCATTTACGTCTGGTCGAGGCGTACCGGCCGCCGGAACGCCAGGAGCTGTACTTCACCACCTACCGCGAAAAGCTTCGCGCGGCCGACCCCACGCACGGTGAGGAGACCTTGGACCGGCTGGCGAGCAGGTTCGTCGCTCCGCCGGCGTTCGCGCCGCACGTCGCGGGTGCTGCGGTCGACGTCACGCTCGTTGACGACGCCGGCGTCGAGCTGGACCTCGGGTGCCCGGTCGATGCGAACCCTGAAGTCAGCGGCGGCACCTGCTACACCTACCACCCCGCCGTGACCGGGCCTGCGGCCGCGCACCGCCGGGTGTTGATCGAGGCGATGACGGCGGCTGGGTTCGTGAACTATCCGACCGAGTGGTGGCACTGGTCGCACGGCGACCGGTACTGGGCCTTCGTCACGGGCCACGACCATGCGACCCACGGCCCGCCAGAGACGGGTCTCTGA
- a CDS encoding questin oxidase family protein, with product MTYDALDEAYDRLVSTGPEFDGWLSNHGPMAAEVLARHGHQDRLPSWLDNYCRRLETAPSSFGTINDWREALGDARRLGDWLTFFTAELRDRTWLEVLHSWWPRLVPGIAAGATHGVIRVGHAVRVLREEGRTDARVAELAQALGYWAARWQPVPSATGPAGHLRADAAVASLPRVLHQAGGISARLAQLEHVDGWDSAQRALAPSEDWDRFLRDVVSAAVVRYATHAHGDPVMLVHAATAPNAVRRALPSLPPDLWTSSASAAWSASAAVHAAYAPSTPATAAAPASLERATSAEVFDRAAEHGDEHVIKLADTALEVHTWTGDQRALAAVVRAVQLIEPL from the coding sequence ATGACCTACGACGCCCTAGATGAGGCCTACGACCGCCTCGTGTCAACGGGCCCGGAGTTCGACGGCTGGCTGAGCAACCACGGGCCGATGGCCGCGGAGGTACTCGCGCGACACGGGCACCAGGACCGACTACCGTCCTGGCTCGACAACTACTGCCGACGTCTTGAGACGGCACCGAGTTCGTTCGGGACGATCAACGACTGGCGTGAAGCACTGGGGGACGCCCGCAGGCTCGGTGACTGGCTCACCTTCTTCACCGCCGAGCTGCGTGACCGGACCTGGCTCGAAGTGCTGCACAGCTGGTGGCCACGTTTGGTTCCAGGGATAGCTGCCGGGGCGACCCATGGCGTCATACGGGTCGGGCACGCCGTCCGAGTCCTGCGCGAGGAGGGCCGCACCGACGCACGGGTGGCCGAGCTCGCCCAGGCTCTGGGCTACTGGGCAGCCCGCTGGCAGCCAGTCCCCAGCGCCACCGGCCCCGCAGGGCACTTACGCGCAGACGCAGCGGTGGCGTCACTGCCGAGAGTCCTGCACCAGGCCGGTGGCATCAGTGCGAGGCTGGCCCAGCTGGAGCACGTCGACGGCTGGGACTCCGCACAGCGAGCCCTCGCGCCCTCCGAGGACTGGGACCGGTTCCTACGTGATGTCGTGAGCGCTGCCGTGGTGCGGTACGCGACGCACGCCCACGGCGATCCGGTGATGCTCGTCCACGCCGCAACCGCACCGAACGCGGTCCGACGGGCACTGCCGTCCTTGCCGCCCGACCTGTGGACGTCGAGCGCGTCAGCGGCCTGGTCGGCCTCCGCCGCTGTCCACGCGGCCTACGCCCCATCCACCCCAGCCACCGCCGCCGCGCCGGCTTCGCTGGAGCGGGCCACGTCAGCCGAGGTTTTCGACCGGGCCGCCGAGCACGGCGACGAGCACGTCATCAAGCTCGCTGACACCGCACTGGAGGTCCACACCTGGACCGGAGACCAACGAGCCCTCGCCGCGGTCGTCCGCGCGGTGCAGCTCATCGAACCGCTGTGA
- a CDS encoding GNAT family N-acetyltransferase, producing the protein MADLNGVPWPPDPIQTTRLLLRTPVAADRDGVIELLCSPVATRYLAGPQSRTDVERTMPSTPSGRVGVFTVEANGRFVGTVSFDRRDASRPGHVRTGGLEVEVSYAIVPDEWGHGYAAEAVTAALDWVEGALPGEPVVLCTQTANLASMRVAERVGFVEVGRFEEFDATQWLGVHRPERT; encoded by the coding sequence ATGGCGGACCTGAACGGCGTGCCCTGGCCACCTGACCCGATCCAGACGACGAGGTTGCTCCTGCGCACCCCCGTTGCCGCCGACCGCGACGGTGTCATCGAGCTCCTCTGCTCACCCGTAGCGACGCGATACCTCGCAGGACCTCAGTCGCGCACGGACGTCGAACGCACCATGCCCAGCACCCCCAGCGGCAGAGTTGGCGTGTTCACCGTCGAGGCGAACGGGCGCTTCGTCGGAACGGTCTCGTTCGACCGTCGCGATGCAAGCCGCCCCGGACATGTGCGCACCGGCGGGCTCGAGGTCGAGGTCAGCTACGCCATAGTCCCCGACGAATGGGGCCACGGCTACGCCGCCGAGGCAGTCACCGCCGCCCTGGACTGGGTCGAGGGAGCCCTCCCGGGCGAACCTGTCGTGCTGTGCACGCAGACCGCGAACCTAGCCTCGATGCGGGTCGCCGAACGCGTGGGGTTCGTCGAGGTCGGGCGGTTCGAGGAGTTCGACGCCACGCAATGGCTCGGCGTCCATCGACCTGAGAGAACCTGA
- a CDS encoding WXG100 family type VII secretion target: MQQFNLTYAALDKAKADVDAAADRLQTDRTNIGRRVSGFLAGGWSGVAANAFVDGWDEWKNAAGEVLTGLRSMRELLEATQRDYVAADDSSQQHLNTVSAKLIDRLG; encoded by the coding sequence GTGCAGCAGTTCAACCTCACCTACGCGGCACTCGACAAAGCCAAGGCCGACGTCGATGCCGCTGCGGACCGCCTTCAGACCGACCGCACGAACATCGGCCGCCGCGTGTCCGGGTTCTTGGCCGGTGGTTGGTCGGGGGTCGCGGCTAACGCGTTTGTGGACGGCTGGGATGAGTGGAAGAACGCCGCGGGCGAGGTCCTGACCGGTCTGCGGTCGATGCGCGAACTCCTCGAGGCCACGCAGCGTGACTACGTCGCTGCCGACGACTCCTCTCAGCAGCATCTGAACACGGTCTCAGCCAAGCTGATCGACAGGTTGGGGTGA
- the soxR gene encoding redox-sensitive transcriptional activator SoxR, with protein MLSHENLRRRDLTPGQVAERAGVNVSTLHFYEREGLIASTRTAGNQRRYHRDVLRRVAFIRVSSSVGIALSDIAEALTSLPEGRTPTKADWARLAQRWRTDLDARLDRLHRLRDSLDGCIGCGCLSLVSCELYNLDDELAGMGAGAVRWTR; from the coding sequence ATGTTGTCGCACGAGAATCTTCGGCGTCGCGATCTGACGCCCGGGCAAGTCGCTGAGCGTGCCGGGGTCAACGTCTCGACCCTCCACTTCTACGAGCGTGAAGGCCTCATCGCCAGCACGCGTACCGCGGGTAACCAGCGCCGATACCACCGCGACGTCTTACGACGCGTCGCGTTCATCCGTGTCTCCAGCAGCGTCGGCATCGCCTTGAGTGACATCGCCGAGGCGCTCACGTCCCTACCGGAGGGACGAACGCCCACCAAGGCTGACTGGGCGCGGCTGGCCCAGCGGTGGCGCACCGACCTCGATGCGCGGCTTGACCGGTTGCACCGGCTTCGGGACTCGCTCGACGGCTGTATTGGCTGCGGCTGCTTGTCCTTGGTCTCGTGCGAGTTGTACAACCTGGATGACGAGCTTGCCGGCATGGGTGCGGGTGCAGTTCGTTGGACCCGGTGA
- a CDS encoding GNAT family N-acetyltransferase — MIRAFGWSDLSALHDLWRATGRTSLTEDELRVTLNQASSTLLVAEDGQGGIVGGVLGTFDGRRGWIHRLAVHPDHRRDGLGTALVADIERSLTSRGALRVNLLVMPANGSGLAFWQRLGYIPFPDVLCSKAMVAGETT, encoded by the coding sequence GTGATCCGCGCATTCGGTTGGTCCGACCTCTCCGCCCTGCACGACCTGTGGCGGGCTACCGGGCGCACCTCGCTCACCGAAGACGAACTGCGGGTCACATTAAACCAAGCGTCCAGCACCTTGCTCGTCGCCGAGGACGGCCAGGGCGGCATCGTCGGGGGAGTGCTGGGAACGTTCGACGGTCGACGGGGATGGATCCACCGTCTTGCCGTGCATCCCGACCACCGGCGTGATGGCCTAGGGACCGCCCTGGTCGCCGACATCGAGCGCTCGCTGACGTCACGTGGAGCACTTCGAGTCAACCTGCTCGTGATGCCAGCCAACGGCTCAGGTCTGGCGTTCTGGCAACGCCTGGGCTACATCCCGTTCCCCGACGTGTTGTGTTCCAAGGCCATGGTTGCGGGAGAAACAACCTGA
- a CDS encoding GNAT family N-acetyltransferase: MSLRRLRASDSAEVEVFLGVADLTLAGLDAPGLHLWVERDAEGGVCGSTGFELSRDRRHALVRSVAVAPGLRGSGVGSQLARFAMAQAAGAGASRAWLFSRRSGAFWQQLGFELTTTELLTGALGETHQVRLFTRTGQLDREVAWARSLAHL; this comes from the coding sequence GTGTCGTTGCGTCGGCTGCGTGCCTCGGACTCCGCCGAGGTCGAGGTGTTCTTGGGGGTTGCCGATCTCACGTTGGCGGGTCTTGATGCGCCGGGTCTTCACCTGTGGGTGGAGCGTGACGCGGAGGGTGGCGTCTGTGGGAGTACCGGATTCGAGCTGAGCCGCGACCGCCGGCATGCGCTGGTGAGGAGCGTCGCGGTGGCGCCGGGGCTGCGCGGTTCGGGTGTCGGGTCGCAGCTGGCGAGGTTCGCGATGGCGCAGGCGGCCGGCGCCGGCGCGTCTCGCGCATGGCTGTTCTCGCGGCGCTCGGGCGCGTTCTGGCAGCAACTGGGCTTCGAGCTGACCACCACCGAGCTTCTGACAGGGGCCCTGGGTGAGACGCACCAGGTTCGGCTGTTCACCCGCACTGGCCAGCTGGACCGTGAGGTGGCGTGGGCACGTTCGTTGGCGCACCTGTAG
- a CDS encoding RNA polymerase sigma factor, producing MSQPATRADVEQLYRQHAGELHGYLQRRGGAAGADLLGDVLVVALQRLADLPEPTLRRAWLFGTARRLLLASHRTSRRRGDAEAQHARAQVSTALGPDERPNRHAAVRQALESLREPDRELIRLTEWEQLTIHEAALVLGIRPGTARVRIHRARRALAAHPLLKQLAAHPTVDPRPDPVGPPGVPP from the coding sequence GTGAGCCAACCGGCGACCCGCGCGGACGTTGAACAGCTGTACCGGCAACACGCCGGCGAGCTGCACGGATACCTGCAACGCAGAGGCGGAGCAGCCGGCGCTGACCTGCTCGGTGACGTACTCGTCGTCGCTCTCCAACGCCTTGCCGACCTCCCCGAACCCACCCTGCGCCGAGCCTGGCTGTTCGGCACGGCCCGGCGCCTCCTCCTGGCCTCGCACCGCACGAGCAGGCGACGCGGCGACGCGGAGGCCCAGCACGCTCGAGCCCAGGTGTCCACGGCGCTGGGTCCGGACGAGCGACCCAACCGGCACGCAGCCGTGCGTCAAGCGCTGGAGTCACTGCGCGAACCCGACAGGGAGCTCATCCGACTCACTGAGTGGGAACAGCTCACCATCCACGAGGCCGCCCTCGTCCTCGGGATACGCCCAGGCACAGCCCGGGTCCGGATTCACCGGGCACGCCGCGCCCTCGCTGCACACCCCCTACTGAAGCAACTCGCCGCCCACCCCACGGTCGACCCCCGACCGGACCCCGTCGGCCCGCCCGGTGTCCCACCCTGA
- a CDS encoding protein kinase family protein has product MNEPHLSLGARLQAHRTVSKSLKSRSDAALGELLAGAAPLGGGIGGATALARLEGHPVFVKHVRLTDLELQTGNMRSTANLFNLPNFCQYGLGRIGAPGFGAWRELAVHVLTTEWVTTGVHEGFPLLHHWRVLSDPGRPPPEELADVEHAVAYWGGGPAIRRRLEGLDRSTTGLVLFLEYIPQNLHDWLGVQVGADPVAAARAVDMVERELSSGISFMNSRGLLHFDAHFENILTDGRRLFFADYGLAISSNFALSPAESAFFDDHASYDRCYAATHLVNWLLVELFGCGPQERAELVRSCAQGTLPDGTPPRLENILLRHGPIAAVLGDFYRRFQGISRATPYPHQAVRRLEQSLDGGLGA; this is encoded by the coding sequence TTGAACGAACCGCACCTGTCACTCGGCGCCCGCTTGCAGGCGCACAGAACAGTCTCGAAGTCGTTGAAGTCCCGCAGCGACGCGGCCCTCGGTGAACTGCTTGCTGGGGCCGCACCGCTGGGCGGTGGCATCGGCGGCGCTACCGCGTTGGCGCGGCTGGAAGGGCACCCGGTCTTCGTGAAGCACGTGCGCCTCACCGACCTCGAGCTACAGACCGGCAACATGCGCTCGACCGCGAACTTGTTCAACCTGCCGAACTTCTGCCAATACGGCCTCGGCCGCATCGGCGCCCCCGGTTTCGGCGCCTGGCGCGAACTGGCCGTACATGTATTGACGACCGAGTGGGTGACCACGGGGGTCCATGAGGGGTTTCCTTTGCTGCACCACTGGCGCGTGCTCTCGGACCCGGGTCGACCTCCTCCTGAGGAACTGGCCGACGTGGAACATGCGGTCGCGTACTGGGGAGGAGGTCCGGCGATCCGCCGACGGCTCGAGGGACTGGATCGTTCTACGACGGGCCTCGTGCTCTTTCTGGAGTACATCCCGCAGAACCTCCACGACTGGCTCGGCGTCCAGGTCGGCGCAGACCCGGTCGCCGCGGCTAGGGCTGTGGACATGGTGGAACGCGAACTGAGCAGCGGCATCTCGTTCATGAACTCACGCGGGTTGCTGCACTTCGACGCCCACTTCGAGAACATCCTCACCGACGGGCGGCGGCTGTTCTTCGCCGACTACGGCCTTGCCATCTCCTCGAACTTCGCTCTCTCGCCTGCGGAGTCCGCCTTCTTCGACGACCACGCTAGCTACGACAGGTGCTACGCCGCGACGCACCTGGTCAACTGGTTGCTCGTAGAGCTGTTCGGGTGCGGACCACAAGAACGCGCAGAGCTGGTGCGTTCATGCGCTCAGGGGACGCTCCCAGACGGGACGCCACCGAGGCTGGAGAATATTCTGCTACGCCACGGCCCCATCGCCGCGGTCCTCGGAGACTTCTACCGCCGGTTCCAGGGGATCAGCCGAGCAACGCCGTACCCGCACCAGGCGGTACGTCGCCTGGAGCAGAGCCTCGATGGTGGCCTAGGCGCCTAA
- a CDS encoding alpha/beta fold hydrolase: MRLHTRSWGSGDQVAVLLHGMFGESRQFWEVGPALAERGYRAVAVDLPGHGLSGPCLEGGLHALADAVIASVPHAPELVLGHSLGALVAAVGREALAPRRAVYVDVGFQRTAPSGGGLDAASLRAAFEDMKRTRTVEWLSRTRPWWKPMDWQVEAEAARRFDVGTAVAVNVQTPHWSVGPPDVSVPSLLIHADPSDHVSDEELQALRMHGLSTRAVRGAGHSVWYGFFEEFMSAFDDWSDGLDA, from the coding sequence ATGCGCCTGCACACCCGCTCGTGGGGTTCGGGAGATCAGGTGGCGGTGTTGCTCCACGGCATGTTCGGGGAATCGCGCCAGTTCTGGGAGGTCGGCCCCGCACTCGCCGAGCGCGGTTACCGGGCCGTAGCGGTCGACCTACCCGGGCACGGGTTGTCCGGCCCGTGCCTCGAGGGCGGCCTGCATGCGCTCGCGGATGCTGTGATCGCGTCGGTGCCGCATGCACCGGAGCTGGTGCTTGGACACTCCCTCGGTGCCCTGGTTGCCGCGGTGGGGCGCGAGGCTCTCGCGCCTCGTCGGGCGGTGTACGTGGACGTCGGGTTTCAGCGCACGGCTCCTTCAGGCGGCGGACTTGACGCGGCGTCGCTTCGCGCAGCGTTTGAGGACATGAAGCGAACGCGGACCGTGGAGTGGCTGAGCAGGACCCGGCCGTGGTGGAAGCCGATGGACTGGCAGGTGGAGGCGGAGGCGGCTCGGCGGTTCGACGTGGGCACGGCAGTGGCGGTAAATGTGCAGACGCCGCACTGGTCTGTTGGACCACCGGACGTATCGGTCCCGTCGTTGCTGATCCACGCCGACCCCAGCGACCACGTGTCAGATGAGGAGCTGCAGGCTCTGCGAATGCACGGGCTTTCAACCCGAGCTGTCCGCGGGGCTGGACACAGCGTCTGGTACGGATTCTTCGAGGAGTTCATGTCCGCGTTCGACGACTGGTCCGACGGCCTCGACGCCTGA
- a CDS encoding DUF6584 family protein — MSDALDRARADLVDGRAWKARDRLTGLLTRIDDEVLNLLAQANCEMGDLSAAGGLWFVTGRNDERSREAVAAWRERHGNAQARRRSLPRPVRTTPPSPQVRELRRAAMEHPTTGADGLDAAEKASCSGCSLLAATMVVLVVVLATIGGVTVVNSLTG; from the coding sequence GTGAGCGACGCCCTGGACCGTGCACGCGCCGACCTCGTAGACGGTCGCGCGTGGAAGGCACGCGACCGGCTCACCGGTCTGCTCACCAGGATCGACGACGAGGTGCTCAACCTGCTCGCTCAGGCGAATTGCGAGATGGGTGACCTGTCCGCGGCCGGTGGCCTGTGGTTCGTCACCGGCCGCAACGACGAACGGTCGCGCGAGGCGGTCGCGGCGTGGCGCGAGCGGCACGGGAACGCGCAAGCGCGCCGGCGGAGCCTGCCCAGGCCGGTGCGGACGACGCCGCCCTCACCTCAGGTCCGCGAGCTCCGGCGGGCCGCGATGGAGCACCCGACGACCGGGGCGGACGGCTTGGACGCGGCGGAGAAGGCTTCCTGCAGCGGGTGCAGCCTCCTGGCCGCGACGATGGTGGTCTTGGTCGTGGTCTTGGCCACCATCGGCGGCGTCACCGTGGTCAACTCGCTGACCGGCTGA